The following proteins come from a genomic window of Tepidiforma thermophila:
- a CDS encoding MBL fold metallo-hydrolase encodes MEQPVRYRVGNLDIAVICDGYIKLDAGAVMGLVPRVMWEPIIGPENIDREHRMKLSLNCIVVRSGDEVLLVDTGMGDKVQGTPRERGFPGEYGRLLEGLRALGLGPEDITVVANTHLHADHCGWNTRRAEDGRLVPTFRRARYIIQAGEFEAAMHPNERTRGTYFEENFAPLAESGQLELVEGETELIPGVTYWPTPGHTADHASIVLSSAGETAIYTGDLVHHAVQIERPAWIAAFDILPLMSLESKKKLAERALRENALLICVHNPFPGTGRLIERDGRRTFVPA; translated from the coding sequence ATGGAGCAGCCGGTCCGCTACCGCGTGGGCAATCTCGATATTGCCGTGATTTGCGACGGCTACATCAAGCTGGACGCAGGGGCGGTGATGGGGCTGGTGCCGCGGGTTATGTGGGAGCCGATCATCGGGCCGGAGAACATCGACCGGGAGCACCGGATGAAGCTCTCGCTGAACTGCATTGTGGTGCGGAGCGGGGACGAGGTGCTGCTGGTCGATACCGGGATGGGGGACAAGGTGCAGGGCACGCCCCGGGAGCGCGGGTTCCCGGGAGAGTACGGGCGGCTGCTCGAGGGGCTGCGGGCGCTCGGGCTGGGGCCGGAGGACATCACGGTGGTGGCGAACACGCACCTGCACGCCGACCACTGCGGGTGGAACACGCGGCGGGCCGAGGACGGGCGGCTGGTGCCGACATTTCGGCGGGCGCGGTACATCATCCAGGCGGGGGAGTTCGAGGCGGCGATGCACCCGAACGAGCGGACGCGCGGGACGTACTTCGAGGAGAACTTCGCGCCGCTGGCGGAGTCGGGGCAGCTGGAGCTGGTGGAGGGGGAAACGGAGCTCATCCCGGGGGTGACGTACTGGCCGACGCCGGGCCACACGGCGGACCACGCGTCAATTGTCCTCAGCTCGGCGGGGGAGACGGCGATCTACACCGGAGACCTGGTGCACCACGCGGTGCAGATCGAGCGGCCGGCGTGGATCGCGGCATTCGACATCCTGCCGCTGATGTCGCTCGAATCGAAGAAGAAGCTGGCCGAACGGGCGCTGCGGGAGAACGCGCTGCTCATCTGCGTGCACAACCCCTTCCCCGGGACGGGGCGGCTGATTGAGCGGGACGGCCGTCGGACGTTCGTGCCGGCATGA
- a CDS encoding DinB family protein — protein MRYVPATAGSDPSFLLKALGEAGGELARAFAGVRERDLLRPAPWPDEGWCLLAVPYHLVQVERGLQEQVATIAMSRGEPEILHVDLDDIPFEADYAECELEDLLDELHYLRRRTTYLLWDLSDRDWRRTGRHPYRGPVSILELAREAYEHDLEHLWQVRRMVEALAGGTR, from the coding sequence GTGCGTTATGTGCCGGCCACTGCGGGGAGCGACCCGTCATTTTTGCTGAAGGCGCTCGGCGAGGCGGGCGGCGAGCTGGCGCGGGCGTTTGCCGGTGTGCGGGAGCGCGACCTCTTGCGGCCGGCGCCGTGGCCGGACGAGGGGTGGTGCCTGCTGGCGGTGCCGTATCACCTGGTGCAGGTCGAGCGGGGGCTGCAGGAGCAGGTCGCGACGATCGCGATGAGCCGCGGCGAACCGGAGATCCTGCACGTGGACCTGGACGACATCCCGTTCGAGGCGGACTACGCGGAGTGCGAGCTGGAGGACCTGCTGGACGAGCTGCACTACCTGCGGCGGCGAACGACCTACCTCCTTTGGGACCTTTCGGACCGGGACTGGCGGCGGACGGGCCGTCACCCGTACCGGGGGCCGGTGTCGATCCTCGAGCTGGCCCGCGAGGCGTACGAGCACGACCTCGAGCACCTGTGGCAGGTGCGGCGGATGGTTGAGGCGCTTGCCGGGGGCACGCGGTGA
- the lepB gene encoding signal peptidase I, with protein MTRAAERPWWEAPEAEEIVEEAVASAEPAVESQPEVTQAAERPWWEAPEAEETTEEAVASAEPAVEGQPEAPAAERPWWETPEAEESVEEAVASSEPAVANEPEAPAAERPWWETPEAEETAQEAVAGAEPAVESQPEAPAAAERPWWERPAVFEPPAAWTHAQPAASPGEDRGGGNEDMWGDIAETAEAAATGKEDDLDLAASLEAQLGATLEEPAWPQPSPAEDENDAFRSTEDEGDVILKAFEAHASTPDPEEDAAEAAALEAETAAALSALFGENATEIVAEAGDEPQERPFIRLGAWAPQRSLPADDGWAPEEEVRQELEARANPLGFAVEPVAGTPPWLAEAETGEDERPGQAGSDGKLKAWIREVVETVMLAALVFLSVRASFGNFKVDGNSMYPTLENGEFLIVNKLVYSEVDLEKLSNFLPFIDPGDDPTRYVFHGPQRGDIIVLRDPRDPSTDLIKRVIGLPGETIEIVNGKVYINDRLLEEPYITTPWNDTLPKILIPPDEYFVMGDNRNNSLDSRSAQVGLVSKDLIIGKATLTYLPLDRFGLAPNQKGVLTEQKPVLTTKRIGEE; from the coding sequence GTGACGCGAGCGGCGGAGCGGCCGTGGTGGGAGGCACCCGAGGCCGAGGAGATTGTTGAGGAGGCGGTCGCCAGCGCGGAGCCGGCAGTCGAGAGCCAGCCGGAGGTGACGCAGGCGGCGGAGCGGCCGTGGTGGGAGGCGCCGGAGGCGGAGGAGACGACCGAGGAGGCCGTTGCCAGCGCGGAGCCGGCGGTCGAGGGCCAGCCGGAGGCGCCGGCGGCGGAGCGGCCGTGGTGGGAGACGCCGGAGGCGGAGGAGAGCGTCGAGGAGGCGGTCGCAAGCTCGGAGCCGGCCGTCGCGAACGAGCCGGAGGCGCCGGCGGCGGAGCGGCCGTGGTGGGAGACGCCGGAGGCGGAGGAGACGGCGCAGGAGGCCGTCGCCGGCGCGGAGCCGGCGGTCGAGAGCCAGCCGGAGGCGCCGGCGGCGGCGGAGCGGCCGTGGTGGGAGCGCCCGGCGGTGTTCGAACCACCCGCAGCATGGACGCACGCGCAGCCAGCGGCCTCGCCGGGCGAGGACCGGGGTGGCGGCAACGAGGATATGTGGGGCGATATCGCGGAGACCGCCGAGGCGGCCGCGACCGGCAAGGAGGATGACCTCGACCTGGCCGCGAGCCTCGAAGCGCAGCTTGGTGCAACGCTCGAAGAGCCGGCGTGGCCGCAGCCGTCACCGGCGGAAGACGAGAACGACGCGTTCCGGTCGACCGAGGACGAGGGCGACGTGATCCTGAAGGCGTTCGAGGCGCACGCTTCGACCCCGGACCCGGAGGAGGATGCGGCGGAGGCCGCGGCCCTCGAAGCCGAGACGGCGGCAGCGCTCTCGGCGCTCTTCGGCGAGAACGCGACGGAGATCGTGGCGGAGGCCGGGGACGAGCCGCAGGAGCGGCCGTTCATCCGCCTGGGCGCGTGGGCGCCGCAGCGGAGCCTGCCGGCCGACGACGGGTGGGCCCCCGAGGAGGAGGTCCGGCAGGAGCTGGAGGCCCGGGCGAACCCGCTCGGGTTCGCGGTCGAGCCGGTCGCAGGGACGCCGCCGTGGCTGGCGGAGGCCGAGACCGGGGAGGACGAGCGGCCAGGGCAAGCCGGGAGCGACGGGAAGCTCAAGGCGTGGATCCGGGAGGTGGTCGAGACCGTGATGCTGGCCGCGCTCGTGTTCCTCTCGGTACGGGCGAGCTTCGGCAACTTCAAGGTCGACGGGAACTCGATGTATCCGACGCTGGAGAACGGCGAGTTCCTGATCGTGAACAAGCTGGTGTACTCGGAGGTCGACCTTGAGAAGCTGTCGAACTTCCTGCCGTTTATCGACCCGGGGGACGACCCGACGCGCTACGTGTTTCACGGGCCGCAGCGGGGGGACATCATCGTGCTGCGCGACCCGCGCGACCCGAGCACGGACCTGATCAAGCGGGTCATCGGTCTGCCGGGCGAGACGATCGAGATCGTGAACGGGAAGGTGTATATCAACGACCGGCTGCTCGAGGAGCCGTACATCACGACGCCGTGGAACGACACGCTGCCGAAGATCCTGATCCCGCCGGACGAGTACTTCGTCATGGGGGACAACCGGAACAACAGCCTGGACAGCCGGAGCGCGCAGGTTGGGCTGGTCTCGAAGGACCTGATCATCGGGAAGGCGACGCTGACGTACCTGCCGCTGGACCGGTTTGGGCTGGCGCCGAATCAGAAGGGCGTGCTGACCGAGCAGAAGCCGGTGCTGACAACGAAGCGGATCGGCGAGGAGTAG
- a CDS encoding orotate phosphoribosyltransferase produces the protein MTERHLTRDEAWALLESRGALLRGHFQYASGRHGELYIEKFRILQWPDVTEPLCRQIAERFRGLPTVVAGPTTGGVILAYETARQLGLRAIIAERKDDHGEEREFRRGFELGPGDRALVVDDVLTTGGSIREVLKAVTARGAEVAGVGVLVDRTGGTVDFGVPFFACLDVPAASWEASACPLCRDGVPLVVT, from the coding sequence GTGACGGAGAGGCACCTGACGCGGGACGAGGCGTGGGCGCTGCTGGAATCGCGGGGAGCGCTGCTGCGCGGGCACTTCCAGTACGCGAGCGGGCGCCACGGCGAACTGTACATCGAGAAGTTCCGGATTCTGCAGTGGCCGGATGTGACGGAGCCGCTCTGCCGGCAGATTGCGGAGCGGTTTCGCGGGCTGCCGACAGTGGTCGCGGGGCCGACGACGGGCGGGGTGATCCTGGCGTACGAGACCGCGCGGCAGCTGGGCCTCCGGGCGATCATCGCGGAACGGAAGGACGACCACGGAGAGGAGCGGGAGTTCCGCCGGGGGTTCGAGCTGGGCCCGGGCGACCGTGCGCTCGTGGTTGATGATGTGCTCACGACCGGGGGCAGCATCCGCGAGGTGCTGAAGGCGGTGACGGCGCGGGGAGCGGAGGTTGCGGGCGTCGGGGTGCTGGTCGACCGGACGGGCGGGACGGTGGACTTCGGGGTGCCGTTTTTCGCGTGCCTCGACGTGCCGGCGGCGTCGTGGGAGGCGAGCGCCTGTCCGTTGTGCCGGGACGGGGTGCCGCTGGTCGTGACCTGA
- a CDS encoding RNA polymerase sigma factor produces MADMLEPPDEHLVSLSKDGNLAAFNSLVDRYQSIVFSLCYRLIGERTAAEDAAQETFLSAFRALHQFSGGSFRGWLLRIATNCARDELRRRMRRIPARSLAAETDDDLAIDPPAPGADPALALDDRTLGPALEAALRSLPPDQREVVLLADVHGLQYEEIVAITGVTMGTVKSRLFRARERLRRALQRRPELFTRSGRLHDRGEQ; encoded by the coding sequence ATGGCCGACATGCTCGAACCCCCGGACGAGCACCTGGTCTCTTTGTCAAAAGACGGCAATCTTGCCGCCTTCAACAGCCTCGTCGACCGCTACCAGTCCATCGTCTTCAGCCTTTGCTACCGCCTCATCGGCGAACGAACCGCCGCCGAAGACGCTGCCCAGGAAACCTTCCTCTCCGCCTTTCGCGCCCTTCACCAGTTCAGCGGCGGCAGCTTCCGCGGCTGGCTCCTCCGCATCGCCACAAATTGCGCCCGCGATGAACTCCGCCGCCGCATGCGCCGCATCCCTGCCCGCTCCCTCGCCGCCGAGACGGACGACGACCTCGCCATCGACCCGCCCGCCCCCGGCGCTGACCCCGCTCTCGCCCTCGACGACCGTACCCTCGGCCCCGCGCTCGAAGCCGCCCTCCGCAGCCTCCCGCCCGACCAGCGCGAGGTCGTCCTCCTCGCCGACGTCCACGGCCTCCAGTACGAAGAGATCGTCGCTATCACCGGCGTCACCATGGGCACCGTCAAATCCCGTCTCTTCCGTGCCCGCGAACGCCTCCGCCGCGCCCTCCAGCGCCGCCCGGAACTTTTCACGCGCTCAGGACGTCTCCACGACCGAGGGGAACAATGA
- the folP gene encoding dihydropteroate synthase: MRPSLRVVPPGFGMAAAEPEAPYAVHFAGDRERLQLATSALGLGIDLREPDMATVWGPRPVLEGLAAKLAELGSPHAERLRAFLAPVTAWRLRTRELPLDRPIVMGILNLTDDSFSGDGVGRDTGAACAAAERLRASGADIIDVGAESARADRPVLEAEAEAEIVAGAVEALVREGHVVSSDTYKPAVARAALAAGAELVNDISGLTLGTGAAVEAAAAGAGYVLNYSYTVPKRRPDAPPVYADVVTETVGWMEARLGELRACGLERAQVAVDPGIAFGKSHDEDLQMLRRIGELGTFGLPVLLAHSRKNFIGSVGGLPPAERDLETHVVSALAFAQGVRIFRVHDVAGARRALGMAEAIAARGPGAYAPGEGSWPWRAGASAAHMTRAEPAVPPPPGQRW, translated from the coding sequence GTGAGGCCGTCGCTGCGGGTGGTGCCGCCGGGGTTCGGAATGGCGGCCGCGGAGCCGGAGGCGCCGTACGCGGTCCATTTCGCGGGCGACCGCGAGCGGCTGCAGCTGGCGACGAGCGCGCTCGGGCTGGGCATCGACCTGCGCGAGCCGGACATGGCGACGGTCTGGGGGCCGCGCCCGGTGCTGGAGGGGCTGGCGGCGAAGCTCGCGGAGCTGGGCTCGCCGCACGCGGAGCGGCTGCGGGCCTTCCTTGCGCCTGTGACGGCGTGGCGGCTGCGGACGCGGGAGCTGCCGCTCGATCGGCCGATCGTGATGGGAATCCTCAACCTGACCGATGACTCGTTTTCGGGCGACGGCGTGGGACGGGACACCGGGGCGGCGTGCGCAGCGGCGGAGCGGCTGCGGGCGTCGGGCGCCGACATCATCGACGTGGGGGCGGAGAGCGCGCGGGCAGACCGGCCGGTGCTGGAGGCGGAGGCCGAGGCAGAGATTGTGGCGGGGGCGGTCGAGGCGCTGGTGCGCGAGGGGCACGTGGTTTCGAGCGATACGTACAAGCCGGCTGTGGCGCGGGCGGCGCTGGCAGCAGGCGCGGAGCTGGTGAATGACATCAGCGGGCTGACGCTGGGCACGGGCGCGGCCGTGGAAGCGGCGGCGGCAGGCGCGGGCTACGTGCTGAACTACAGCTACACGGTGCCGAAGCGGAGGCCGGACGCTCCGCCGGTCTACGCCGATGTGGTGACCGAGACGGTGGGGTGGATGGAGGCGCGGCTGGGGGAGCTGCGGGCGTGCGGGCTCGAGCGGGCGCAGGTGGCGGTGGACCCGGGCATCGCCTTCGGGAAGAGCCACGACGAGGACCTGCAGATGCTGCGGCGGATCGGCGAGCTGGGGACATTCGGGCTGCCGGTGCTGCTGGCGCACTCGCGGAAGAACTTTATCGGGAGCGTGGGCGGGCTTCCGCCGGCCGAGCGGGACCTCGAGACGCACGTGGTGAGCGCGCTGGCGTTCGCGCAGGGGGTGCGGATCTTCCGGGTGCACGATGTGGCGGGAGCGCGCCGGGCGCTGGGGATGGCGGAGGCGATCGCGGCGCGCGGTCCGGGCGCCTATGCGCCGGGGGAGGGGAGCTGGCCGTGGCGAGCAGGGGCTTCGGCGGCGCACATGACGCGGGCGGAGCCGGCGGTGCCGCCGCCGCCGGGGCAGCGCTGGTAG
- a CDS encoding SirB1 family protein, with protein sequence MNTADFAAFEAAIRGADHEVDLFTAAMVIARLGGHEVDPHRAARTLDLIAENVLAEAGESPSRDALAHAIDHQLFTVEGFHGSFDDYDNPENSYLDRVIERRRGIPITLSLVYLEIAQRVGLPADGVGFPGHFIVRYGEPGAYTYLDPFQQGVRLDEQELLAMLRGLDLGGARPETFLAAVTRRQVLQRMLNNLHVAFRNRRDIQRWHDTIELQLRLAPWNVSLIGERGMLRYRLGRLEEALPDLETYVTASETGASPGAIRLLDQLRIRYRNMGESR encoded by the coding sequence GTGAACACCGCCGACTTCGCCGCCTTCGAAGCCGCCATCCGCGGCGCCGACCACGAGGTGGACCTGTTCACCGCTGCCATGGTGATCGCCCGCCTCGGCGGCCATGAGGTCGACCCCCACCGCGCCGCCCGCACCCTCGACCTCATCGCTGAGAACGTCCTCGCCGAAGCCGGCGAATCCCCCTCCCGCGACGCTCTCGCCCACGCCATCGACCACCAGCTCTTCACCGTCGAAGGCTTCCACGGCAGCTTCGATGACTACGACAATCCCGAAAACTCCTACCTTGACCGCGTCATCGAGCGCCGCCGCGGCATCCCCATCACCCTCTCCCTCGTCTACCTCGAAATCGCCCAGCGCGTCGGCCTCCCCGCCGATGGCGTTGGCTTCCCCGGTCACTTCATCGTCCGCTACGGTGAACCCGGCGCGTACACCTACCTCGACCCCTTCCAGCAGGGCGTCCGCCTCGACGAACAAGAACTCCTCGCCATGCTCCGCGGCCTCGACCTCGGCGGCGCCCGTCCCGAAACCTTTCTCGCCGCCGTCACCCGCCGCCAGGTGCTCCAGCGCATGCTCAACAACCTCCACGTCGCGTTCCGTAACCGCCGCGACATCCAGCGCTGGCACGATACGATCGAACTCCAACTCCGCCTCGCGCCCTGGAACGTCAGCCTTATCGGCGAGCGCGGCATGCTCCGTTACCGCCTCGGCCGCCTCGAGGAGGCGCTCCCCGACCTCGAGACCTACGTCACCGCCAGCGAAACCGGCGCCAGCCCGGGCGCCATCCGCCTCCTCGACCAGCTCCGAATCCGCTACCGCAACATGGGGGAATCGCGATGA
- a CDS encoding anti-sigma factor family protein, which produces MIDWLFRRHRRWHDLLTDVVSGRAAPGERDAFDRHLAACDACRTRFEGQQAIRAALRGLPLLEPSRSLRLSPAMVEASNPPARPPGRSPVVLITRVAAAAAVALFAAVAVLTLADTPDRGSVSTAPADGPAGVGLMSTEAADDAPVAPLAAPSPEAALTAGVGPPPNGGVSGAGATAPVGVTPAPQPAAAGEAPPHDASASPAPGERAADTTAPKAAGDALGPASASRSETTEARWPLYASGALAVLALVALAAVELRRRRRTP; this is translated from the coding sequence ATGATCGACTGGCTCTTTCGCAGGCATCGCCGCTGGCACGACCTCTTGACGGACGTCGTCAGCGGCCGCGCAGCCCCTGGCGAACGCGACGCCTTCGATCGCCACCTCGCCGCCTGCGATGCCTGCCGCACCCGCTTCGAAGGGCAGCAGGCCATTCGCGCCGCCCTCCGCGGGCTCCCCCTCCTCGAGCCCTCGCGGTCGCTCCGGCTCTCCCCGGCCATGGTCGAGGCTTCCAACCCCCCGGCCCGGCCGCCGGGCCGCTCCCCGGTTGTCCTCATAACCCGGGTCGCCGCCGCTGCCGCCGTCGCCCTCTTCGCCGCCGTCGCCGTGCTCACGCTGGCCGATACCCCGGACCGCGGCAGCGTCTCTACCGCGCCCGCCGACGGCCCTGCCGGGGTCGGTCTCATGAGCACCGAAGCGGCCGATGATGCGCCTGTTGCTCCGCTTGCCGCTCCCTCGCCCGAGGCGGCGTTAACTGCCGGCGTCGGGCCTCCACCGAATGGCGGCGTCAGCGGTGCTGGCGCGACCGCCCCCGTCGGCGTCACCCCCGCGCCGCAGCCGGCCGCCGCCGGCGAAGCCCCGCCGCATGACGCATCCGCCAGCCCCGCCCCCGGCGAGCGCGCCGCCGATACGACCGCGCCAAAAGCTGCCGGCGATGCGCTCGGCCCCGCCTCCGCATCCCGTTCCGAAACGACGGAGGCCCGCTGGCCGCTGTACGCCTCCGGCGCCCTCGCCGTCCTCGCCCTTGTCGCCCTCGCCGCCGTCGAACTCCGCCGCAGGAGGCGCACCCCATGA
- a CDS encoding PDGLE domain-containing protein: MTAAAPFERSFLRRWGWAIAGLVIAALVVIFLAPTASSDPDGLDRVAEDKEFVDKAKDPPYEWLTDYSIPGVNNEWASVVLAGLIGVGIVFVVTVGLGAAVRAAKKNRGSSA, encoded by the coding sequence ATGACCGCTGCAGCACCCTTCGAACGTTCGTTCCTCCGCCGCTGGGGCTGGGCCATCGCCGGCCTCGTCATCGCCGCCCTCGTGGTCATCTTCCTCGCCCCTACCGCCTCCTCCGACCCCGACGGCCTCGACCGCGTCGCCGAGGACAAGGAGTTCGTCGACAAGGCCAAAGACCCGCCCTACGAATGGCTTACCGACTACTCCATCCCCGGCGTCAACAATGAGTGGGCCAGCGTCGTCCTCGCCGGCCTCATCGGCGTCGGCATCGTCTTTGTCGTCACCGTCGGTCTCGGCGCAGCAGTCCGCGCTGCGAAGAAGAACAGGGGGAGCTCCGCCTGA
- a CDS encoding energy-coupling factor ABC transporter ATP-binding protein, protein MTLEAPASPQSPAAAPLVLVEGLVFRYPNGHQALHGIDLRIDPGEKIALIGPNGAGKSTLMLHLNGIHLPSEGRVVVNGLPVCREHLGRIRAMVGLVFQDPDDQLFSPTVYDDVAFGPIHMGLSKEEVDARVARALVAVGLAGFERRQPFHLSIGQRKRAALATVLSMSPSLLVLDEPSAGLDPRGRRELITLLRGLEQTLLVSTHDMRLVAEVFPRTVILDEGRIVADGPTDRLLTDAPLLEAHGLEMP, encoded by the coding sequence ATGACGCTCGAAGCGCCTGCCTCGCCCCAGTCGCCGGCCGCGGCGCCCCTCGTCCTCGTCGAAGGGCTCGTCTTCCGCTACCCCAACGGCCACCAGGCCCTCCACGGCATCGACCTCCGCATCGACCCCGGCGAAAAAATCGCCCTCATCGGCCCCAACGGCGCCGGCAAGAGCACCCTCATGCTCCACCTTAACGGCATCCACCTCCCCTCTGAAGGCCGCGTCGTCGTCAACGGCCTCCCCGTCTGCCGCGAACACCTCGGCCGCATCCGCGCCATGGTCGGCCTCGTCTTCCAGGACCCCGACGACCAGCTCTTCAGCCCGACCGTCTACGACGATGTCGCCTTCGGCCCCATCCACATGGGCCTCTCAAAAGAAGAGGTCGACGCCCGCGTCGCACGCGCCCTCGTTGCCGTCGGCCTCGCCGGCTTCGAACGCCGCCAGCCCTTCCACCTCTCCATCGGCCAGCGAAAGCGCGCCGCCCTCGCCACCGTTCTTTCCATGTCCCCCTCGCTCCTCGTCCTCGATGAGCCCTCCGCCGGTCTCGACCCCCGCGGCCGCCGCGAACTCATCACCCTGCTCCGCGGCCTCGAACAGACCCTCCTCGTGAGCACCCACGACATGCGCCTCGTCGCCGAAGTCTTCCCCCGCACCGTCATCCTCGACGAGGGCCGCATCGTCGCCGACGGCCCAACGGACCGCCTCCTCACCGACGCCCCCCTCCTCGAAGCCCACGGGCTCGAAATGCCCTGA
- a CDS encoding energy-coupling factor ABC transporter permease, with product MPLFLLHAADGFFSVPVSLVFWAITVAALAISLKRAGERLDERAIPLMGVMAAFIFAGQMFNFQIPGGTSGHLLGGVLAGILLGPYAGTVVMACVIAVQAIVFQDGGLVVLGANIFNMGIIGTMGGYWVYRAIAGALGGEEKGRLPAAAVAAWLSVVTAAVVASFQLALSDTTSLGAALVAMVGWHVLIGIGEAIITVGALGFIRVARADLLTLREASPA from the coding sequence ATGCCGCTCTTTTTGCTCCACGCCGCCGACGGATTCTTCTCCGTCCCGGTCAGCCTCGTCTTCTGGGCCATCACCGTCGCCGCGCTCGCCATCTCCCTCAAGCGCGCCGGCGAACGCCTCGACGAGCGCGCCATCCCGCTCATGGGCGTCATGGCCGCCTTCATCTTCGCCGGGCAGATGTTCAACTTCCAGATTCCCGGTGGCACGTCCGGCCACCTCCTCGGCGGAGTCCTCGCCGGTATCCTCCTCGGCCCCTACGCCGGCACCGTCGTCATGGCCTGCGTGATCGCCGTCCAGGCAATCGTTTTCCAGGACGGCGGGCTCGTCGTCCTCGGCGCCAACATCTTCAACATGGGCATCATCGGCACCATGGGCGGCTACTGGGTCTACCGCGCCATCGCCGGCGCCCTCGGCGGAGAAGAGAAGGGCCGCCTCCCGGCTGCCGCCGTCGCCGCCTGGCTCTCGGTCGTCACCGCCGCCGTCGTCGCATCCTTCCAGCTCGCCCTCTCCGACACCACCTCCCTCGGCGCCGCCCTCGTCGCCATGGTCGGCTGGCACGTCCTCATCGGCATCGGCGAGGCCATCATCACCGTCGGCGCCCTCGGCTTCATCCGGGTCGCGCGCGCCGACCTCCTCACCCTCCGCGAAGCATCCCCCGCCTGA
- a CDS encoding SIMPL domain-containing protein — MTPTRLAAFLAALPLVAVLAAACSGDTTIVAGESTTDLGITVTGTGEAAAAPDMAMLDLGVEVTAASVADARERAAQAASRLIASVKGNGVADRDIQTRAIAVQPQYDYSRSGPPVITGYTVQNLLAVRVRDLDRLGKVIDDALAAAGDAARLNSLQLGFSKQDDLLETARKNAVADARKRAETFAAAAGVRVGAVLAITETAASGPIPLGLPAARSTADTATPIEPGESTVTVTVSVRFAVAQ, encoded by the coding sequence ATGACCCCCACGCGACTGGCCGCCTTCCTGGCCGCGCTGCCTCTCGTCGCCGTGCTCGCGGCTGCCTGCAGCGGCGACACCACCATCGTCGCAGGAGAATCAACCACGGACCTCGGCATCACCGTCACCGGCACCGGCGAAGCCGCCGCCGCCCCCGACATGGCCATGCTCGACCTCGGCGTTGAAGTAACCGCCGCCTCCGTCGCCGACGCCCGTGAGCGCGCGGCCCAGGCCGCCAGCCGCCTCATCGCCTCGGTGAAAGGCAACGGCGTCGCCGACCGCGACATCCAGACCCGCGCCATCGCCGTCCAGCCCCAGTACGACTACTCCCGCTCCGGCCCGCCGGTCATCACCGGCTACACCGTCCAGAACCTCCTGGCGGTCCGCGTGCGCGACCTCGACCGCCTCGGCAAAGTCATCGACGACGCACTCGCCGCCGCCGGCGATGCCGCCCGGCTCAACAGCCTCCAGCTCGGCTTCAGCAAGCAGGACGACCTCCTCGAAACTGCCCGCAAAAACGCCGTCGCCGACGCCCGCAAGCGCGCCGAGACCTTTGCCGCTGCCGCCGGCGTCCGCGTCGGCGCTGTCCTTGCCATCACCGAGACCGCCGCCAGCGGCCCAATTCCCCTCGGCCTCCCCGCCGCCCGCTCCACCGCCGACACCGCCACCCCCATCGAGCCCGGCGAATCCACCGTCACCGTCACCGTCTCCGTCCGCTTCGCCGTCGCACAGTAG
- the cbiQ gene encoding cobalt ECF transporter T component CbiQ, protein MGQRRPRRPHRRRHRLCRHRRSRRSSPRCEEEQGELRLNLDRYVPRESPLHRADARLKFLLVIAFILSVSLLPEGAFLALAAAWALLCAVSLVARIGPRPMVRGAFIALPFAFAAVPLIFTRPGNPLGTIDLGLFSLTISGEGLVAFATILLKSWVSVQSAALLVFTTQFHDLLEGLERLRLPRLMVAIISLMYRYLAVLTGEASRMLRARASRAAVPPGASAPGWRWQARVVGNMVGALFIRAYERSERVYVAMQSRGYAGHLRHLHDRPFPRPQLALLAAVVALLVAFELSAHTWVPRA, encoded by the coding sequence GTGGGCCAGCGTCGTCCTCGCCGGCCTCATCGGCGTCGGCATCGTCTTTGTCGTCACCGTCGGTCTCGGCGCAGCAGTCCGCGCTGCGAAGAAGAACAGGGGGAGCTCCGCCTGAACCTCGACCGCTACGTCCCGCGCGAGAGCCCGCTCCACCGCGCCGACGCCCGGCTCAAGTTCCTGCTCGTCATCGCCTTCATCCTTTCGGTGAGCCTCCTCCCCGAGGGCGCCTTCCTCGCGCTCGCTGCAGCCTGGGCCCTCCTCTGCGCCGTCTCGCTCGTCGCCCGCATCGGCCCCCGGCCCATGGTCCGCGGCGCCTTCATCGCCCTCCCCTTCGCCTTCGCCGCAGTGCCTCTAATCTTCACCCGGCCCGGCAACCCCCTCGGTACCATCGACCTCGGCCTCTTCAGCCTCACCATCAGCGGCGAAGGCCTCGTCGCCTTCGCCACCATCCTGCTCAAAAGCTGGGTCTCCGTGCAGTCGGCCGCACTCCTCGTCTTCACCACCCAGTTTCACGACCTCCTCGAAGGTCTCGAGCGGCTCCGCCTTCCCCGCCTTATGGTCGCCATCATCTCCCTCATGTACCGTTACCTCGCTGTGCTTACCGGAGAGGCCTCCCGCATGCTCCGCGCCCGCGCCTCCCGCGCCGCCGTGCCGCCCGGCGCCAGTGCACCCGGCTGGCGCTGGCAGGCCCGCGTCGTCGGCAACATGGTCGGCGCCCTCTTCATCCGCGCCTACGAACGGAGCGAACGCGTCTACGTCGCCATGCAGTCGCGCGGCTACGCCGGCCACCTCCGCCACCTCCACGACCGCCCCTTCCCCAGGCCCCAGCTCGCCCTCCTCGCGGCCGTCGTCGCCCTTCTCGTGGCCTTCGAACTTAGCGCCCATACCTGGGTTCCGCGCGCATGA